The following coding sequences lie in one Peribacillus frigoritolerans genomic window:
- a CDS encoding methionine ABC transporter permease — translation MSLLNPIVNILPDLNKAFLETIYMVGVSLAVALLIGLPLGVLLFTTTRNLFFENSIVNRSLGFAVNIVRSIPFIILLVALLPLTDLLTGSTIGPRAASVSLSVSAIPFFARIVETALREIDRGVIEAAIAVGATPWMIIKDVLLPEAKPGIIQGLTLTTISLIGYSAMAGTIGGGGIGDLAIRYGYYRYDNTVMITTIVVLICLVQLIQMVGDKVSYMVNKR, via the coding sequence ATGTCACTGCTTAATCCCATCGTGAATATTTTACCTGATCTTAATAAAGCCTTTCTTGAAACGATTTATATGGTCGGCGTTTCTCTTGCAGTAGCCCTGCTGATCGGTTTACCGCTTGGAGTATTGCTGTTTACGACAACCAGGAATTTATTTTTTGAAAATAGCATCGTGAATCGATCTCTCGGTTTCGCTGTCAATATTGTCCGTTCAATCCCGTTCATCATTCTCTTGGTCGCCCTCCTTCCTTTAACGGACCTGCTTACGGGATCGACGATAGGGCCAAGAGCGGCTTCTGTTTCCCTTTCCGTATCCGCAATACCTTTTTTTGCAAGGATTGTTGAAACGGCATTACGTGAAATAGACAGAGGAGTGATTGAAGCTGCAATAGCCGTAGGTGCCACTCCATGGATGATCATTAAGGATGTACTTCTTCCAGAGGCAAAACCGGGAATCATTCAAGGACTGACATTAACGACCATTTCGCTTATCGGTTACTCAGCAATGGCAGGCACAATCGGCGGAGGCGGAATTGGCGACCTGGCCATCCGGTACGGATATTACCGTTATGACAACACAGTCATGATCACGACGATCGTCGTGCTGATCTGCCTTGTGCAACTCATTCAAATGGTTGGTGACAAAGTCTCATACATGGTTAATAAACGATAG
- a CDS encoding methionine ABC transporter ATP-binding protein — MIEIRSVRKEYVSKKNRVIGVDNVSLTIQTGEVYGIVGYSGAGKSSLLRCLNLLERPTGGNIIIDGIDLTSLSSKELRKQRQKIGMIFQHFSLVSSKTVYENVAFALKAAHRSKDAIRLRVLELLEIVGLSDKKDVYPAQLSGGQKQRVGIARALANDPTVLLCDEATSALDPTTTKAILQLLKKISSELGITIVLITHEMEVVKELCHRVAVMQDGRVIEEGPVYEIFSQPKQELTKQFISSVLDFELPSHLIEESEGTIIKIQFEGQTAGESILSDTLQSHAVKGNILHGKIEYIQDVPLGILIIELIGDAAQIHSALEYIKNRSSSVEVLKHVTA, encoded by the coding sequence ATGATTGAAATCCGTTCAGTCCGAAAGGAATACGTCTCGAAGAAAAACCGAGTTATCGGAGTGGATAACGTATCTTTGACCATCCAAACTGGCGAAGTATATGGAATTGTCGGCTACAGCGGAGCTGGAAAAAGCTCATTACTCCGCTGCTTGAATTTGCTTGAACGACCGACAGGTGGGAATATCATCATCGACGGCATTGATTTAACCTCTTTATCAAGTAAAGAGCTTCGTAAGCAACGCCAAAAAATCGGAATGATATTCCAGCATTTTTCCCTGGTCAGTTCAAAAACCGTTTATGAAAATGTCGCTTTCGCCTTAAAGGCGGCGCATCGATCGAAGGACGCAATCAGGTTACGTGTATTGGAATTGTTGGAAATCGTAGGGCTCAGCGATAAGAAAGATGTCTATCCGGCACAGCTTAGCGGTGGACAGAAGCAACGGGTCGGCATAGCTCGAGCCTTAGCAAATGACCCCACTGTACTATTATGTGATGAAGCGACTTCAGCCCTTGATCCAACAACTACAAAAGCGATTTTACAGTTATTGAAAAAGATAAGCAGTGAGCTTGGTATCACCATCGTGTTGATTACACATGAAATGGAAGTGGTCAAAGAACTATGCCACCGAGTCGCTGTCATGCAGGATGGCCGGGTAATTGAAGAAGGACCCGTTTATGAAATATTTTCACAGCCTAAGCAGGAGTTAACGAAGCAATTCATTAGCAGTGTACTGGATTTCGAACTCCCTTCGCACTTGATTGAAGAAAGTGAAGGTACCATTATTAAAATTCAATTCGAAGGGCAAACCGCCGGTGAGTCGATTCTTTCGGATACTCTCCAATCCCATGCAGTAAAGGGTAATATTTTACACGGTAAAATTGAGTATATCCAGGATGTTCCTTTAGGCATTTTAATCATCGAGCTAATTGGCGATGCCGCCCAAATTCATTCGGCATTGGAATATATAAAAAATCGATCCAGTTCTGTGGAGGTGTTAAAACATGTCACTGCTTAA